Proteins from one Triplophysa dalaica isolate WHDGS20190420 chromosome 6, ASM1584641v1, whole genome shotgun sequence genomic window:
- the igfn1.4 gene encoding immunoglobulin-like and fibronectin type III domain-containing protein 1, with protein sequence MLKKTKIAKKRKEKPKKEGEIDPKFWEVMLSAKKSDYERVCHEFGVTDYRWMLKQLNLKKKEREDEQAKVVEKVDNMKPIEINTSGRAEFEFDMKLNDPNSKIFVYKNGDMLDFGDGSDDSSKHNMKKTGDKYLFSVNNVSLNDGGLYQVDVEDVNVFSTNFTIPDVEFNGMLKDAEAVEGHDAVFECVLSGPAPQITWCANDVSVKHGDKYNITVSEDKLTHKLTVKDCKLDDKGVYTAIAGIKSSRATLAVDEDPNARGKGRGGVGEGTNDLARRLADDQARLQREKDEASRRTKSGDGGDGSGGLGFGDSSGGDERGKSGLGGEGTNSDASGQHGMGRGDLVADELGGMESDVVGSSGTAGDGTDGKVGFANGLSDINALRGKSAELVCTLNTDKVDGVWYKNGEKLTSTDGVTISKDSCTHKIIIQNCNDTDAGLYEFEVNGCRTQAMVRVGDLPEFDPDAWQKFSNPVMVKAGQNASFKMSFPPEASLEIKWFKKGSKLHDGGSVKVLNKSNHSHLQIKDCLRSDTGEIKIQLKNPFGSIEAVSSLIVLDKPGPPQGLLETNESTSSDLELKWNPPKDDGGSEVTNYIIERQQVGQNTWKKVGDILSNHLTFRDRSVSLGKRYSYRIYAENLEGISEPMETDKIMAGALMFPGPPAPPKVVSAFKTCINLTWTPPEEDGGTKILGYLMEKRKKDTNQWVTLNQVNEPIQGLKYAVRDVSEGSEYEFRVSAINMSGAGEPSAPSVMVCAKNPNMKPFFKDPEGFMVVRSGNSIRIKINYEASPMPEIRWLKNGEPVSPWNQIINTDGTSTLVVPSSKYSDSGVYTIVAKNSSGQTSFDIEVRVADEPKPPGPVELEQVVHGKVIITWAPSPDQENDDRLHYLVAEHNSNTRIWRTISDHLFSTTYTTNIQPGQEYHFRVYAKNDLGLSDPSDSPTWGFNSNRVSVPSNVSAMVSLERPPSILVPLKLHTPPKGYQCYMTCAVRGSPTPHVGWYHNGICINSNHNYYITNAFGVCSMYILRVRDEDSGEYKVVAVNSLGRAECSTELKVKGTVS encoded by the exons ATGCTTAAGAAAACAAA AATTGCCaagaagaggaaagaaaaaccaaagaaagagggagagattGATCCCAAATTCTGGGAAGTGATGCTGAGTGCCAAAAAATCTGATTATGAGCGCGTCTGTCATGAGTTTGGAGTTACAGATTATCGCTGGATGCTGAAACAACTTAACCTAaagaaaaaggagagagaggatGAACAAGCCAAG GTGGTCGAGAAAGTTGACAACATGAAACCGATTGAAATAAATACAAGTGGCAGGGCTGAATTTGAGTTTGATATGAAGCTCAACGACCCAAACAGTAAAATATTTGTCTACAAA AACGGTGATATGCTTGACTTTGGAGATGGATCAGATGATTCTTCAAAACATAATATGAAGAAAACTGGTGATAAGTACTTGTTTAGTGTCAACAATGTTAGTCTGAACGATGGTGGATTATACCAAGTTGACGTTGAGGATGTGAACGTTTTCTCAACAAACTTTACAA TTCCGGATGTGGAGTTTAACGGCATGCTTAAGGATGCTGAAGCCGTTGAAGGACATGATGCTGTGTTTGAATGCGTTCTATCTGGACCTGCACCACAAATCACCTGGTGTGCCAATGACGTCTCTGTTAAACATGGAGACAAGTACAACATCACAGTCTCAGAGGACAAGCTCACTCACAAATTAACAGTGAAGGACTGTAAACTGGACGACAAAGGCGTGTATACAGCTATCGCTGGGATTAAATCATCCAGGGCCACTCTTGCTGTTGATG AGGATCCTAATGCCCGGGGGAAAGGTCGAGGTGGTGTGGGTGAAGGAACCAATGATCTTGCAAGACGTCTGGCAGATGACCAGGCTAGGCTGCAGAGAGAAAAAGACGAAGCGTCCAGAAGAACCAAAAGTGGTGATGGAGGGGATGGAAGTGGAGGTCTTGGTTTTGGAGATAGTAGCGGAGGAGATGAAAGAGGGAAGAGTGGACTGGGAGGTGAAGGTACAAACAGTGATGCAAGTGGGCAGCATGGAATGGGGAGAGGAGATTTAGTAGCGGATGAGTTGGGAGGCATGGAATCAGATGTGGTAGGATCTAGTGGAACTGCTGGAGATGGTACAG ATGGTAAAGTTGGCTTTGCAAACGGGTTGTCAGACATAAACGCCCTCCGTGGCAAGTCTGCAGAGCTTGTGTGCACACTGAATACTGACAAAGTTGATGGAGTGTGGTATAAAAACGGAGAGAAG CTGACTTCCACAGATGGAGTGACGATTAGTAAAGATAGCTGCACTCATAAAATCATAATCCAAAATTGCAATGACACAGATGCAGGTCTGTATGAGTTTGAGGTGAATggttgcaggacacaggccatGGTGAGAGTTGGAG ATCTTCCAGAATTCGATCCTGATGCCTGGCAAAAGTTCTCCAATCCTGTGATGGTAAAAGCAGGTCAGAATGcatcttttaaaatgtcatttccaCCAGAAGCCTCTCTGGAAATCAAATGGTTTAAGAAGGGCTCTAAACTTCATGACGGTGGTTCGGTAAAAGTGTTAAACAAATCCAACCACAGTCATCTTCAAATCAAAGACTGTCTGCGTTCGGACACTGGAgaaatcaaaatacagctcaAAAACCCCTTCGGTTCAATCGAAGCCGTATCAAGTCTTATTGTTCTAG ATAAGCCAGGTCCACCGCAAGGCCTGCtagaaacaaatgaaagtaCATCCTCAGACCTTGAATTGAAATGGAACCCTCCAAAAGATGACGGTGGCTCCGAAGTGACAAACTACATAATTGAGCGCCAACAGGTCGGCCAGAATACATGGAAAAAGGTTGGTGATATTTTATCTAACCATCTTACCTTCAGAGACAGAAGTGTGTCCCTTGGCAAGAGGTACAGCTACCGCATCTACGCCGAAAATCTCGAGGGCATCAGTGAGCCGATGGAGACAGACAAAATCATGGCTGGGGCTTTAA TGTTTCCTGGCCCACCGGCCCCTCCAAAGGTGGTCAGTGCATTCAAGACCTGTATTAACCTCACATGGACTCCACCAGAGGAAGATGGAGGAACTAAAATTTTGGGCTACCTGATGGAGAAACGTAAAAAAGATACCAACCAATGGGTGACCTTGAACCAGGTCAATGAACCCATTCAAG GTCTTAAGTATGCAGTGAGGGATGTGTCTGAAGGGTCCGAGTATGAGTTCAGAGTATCAGCTATTAATATGTCTGGTGCTGGAGAACCAAGTGCTCCATCCGTCATGGTCTGTGCTAAAAACCCCAACA TGAAGCCCTTCTTCAAAGATCCTGAAGGCTTCATGGTTGTGAGGTCAGGAAATTCCATCAGAATCAAAATCAATTATGAG GCCTCCCCAATGCCAGAGATTCGATGGCTAAAGAATGGTGAACCTGTATCTCCCTGGAACCAGATCATTAATACTGATGGCACATCAACGCTTGTCGTACCCTCATCAAAGTACTCAGACTCCGGTGTCTACACCATTGTGGCGAAAAACTCAAGTGGGCAGACCAGCTTTGACATAGAGGTCAGAGTAGCAG ATGAACCCAAACCACCTGGCCCAGTGGAACTGGAGCAGGTGGTTCATGGTAAAGTCATCATCACATGGGCTCCATCTCCAGATCAGGAGAATGATGACCGACTGCATTACCTGGTCGCAGAACACAACTCCAACACCCGCATTTGGCGCACAATATCCGACCATCTTTTCAGTACAACCTACACTACCAACATTCAACCAGGTCAAGAATATCACTTCAGAGTCTATGCAAAAAATGATCTAGGACTTTCCGACCCTTCGGATTCACCAACATGGGGCTTCAACAGCAACAGAG TTTCGGTACCCTCAAACGTTTCGGCCATGGTCTCTTTGGAAAGGCCACCTTCTATCCTGGTTCCACTGAAACTCCACACTCCACCGAAAGGATATCAGTGTTACATGACCTGTGCTGTCCGTGGCAGCCCCACGCCACACGTCGGATGGTATCATAATGGGATATGCATCAATTCAAACCACAACTACTACATCACAAATGCTTTTGGAGTCTGCTCCATGTACATCCTTAGAGTTAGGGACGAAGACAGCGGCGAGTACAAAGTGGTGGCAGTCAACTCGCTTGGAAGGGCAGAATGTTCTACCGAATTAAAAGTGAAGGGTACAGTATCATAG